In Deltaproteobacteria bacterium, one DNA window encodes the following:
- a CDS encoding OsmC family protein → MTMLNGLELEKLGATVEGVKQNWTAGKTVWKANTKWKGGFKVWTCSRDFTLLADEPEMLCGTDTAANPVEMVLQAYGACLTIGYAMNAAARGIELEDINIDLEGEIDLPGFLGLEPPEELNMDKLPGYKNIKATVKIKGKADAQALQDLHEHVIKTSPVGVTLSRPVAIETKLEVQ, encoded by the coding sequence ATGACGATGCTCAATGGACTTGAACTGGAAAAATTGGGAGCAACCGTAGAAGGGGTCAAACAGAATTGGACCGCTGGCAAGACCGTCTGGAAGGCCAACACAAAATGGAAAGGAGGATTCAAGGTCTGGACCTGCTCTCGAGACTTCACCCTCCTGGCCGACGAACCGGAGATGCTCTGCGGAACCGACACGGCGGCCAACCCGGTCGAGATGGTCCTTCAGGCCTACGGCGCCTGCCTGACCATCGGCTATGCCATGAACGCCGCGGCCCGGGGAATCGAACTGGAAGACATCAATATCGACCTGGAAGGGGAGATCGATCTGCCGGGTTTCCTCGGCCTGGAGCCTCCGGAAGAACTGAACATGGACAAACTTCCGGGCTACAAGAATATCAAGGCAACCGTCAAGATCAAAGGGAAAGCAGATGCACAGGCGCTGCAGGATCTCCATGAACATGTGATTAAAACCTCTCCCGTCGGGGTCACCCTGAGTCGACCGGTGGCGATCGAGACAAAACTGGAGGTGCAATGA